Genomic DNA from Paenibacillus borealis:
GCTGCTTGACCGTGCCGAGAGCGGCAGCGGCCTGCCTAAGACCATCCTGTACTCGCTGAATCCCGGCGACTACCCTGCCCTGCTGGCCTTGCTGGGCTGCTACCAGAAGGATACTGCCGGCAAGCTCCAGCTCGGCTCCGGCTGGTGGTACAACGATACGCGCAGCGGTATGCGCCAGCAGCTGACCCTGCTGGCTGAGGGCAGCCTGCTCGGTAACTTCGTCGGCATGCTGACCGATTCACGCAGCTTCCTCTCCTATACCCGGCACGAGTATTTCCGCCGGGTGCTCTGCGAGCTGATCGGTGAACTCGCGGAACGCGGCGAGGCACCGGATGACATAGACTTACTGGGCGCTATGGTAGAGGATATCTCCTACAATAACGCAGCAGGCTATTTCGGCTTCCAGACCTCCGGCAGTTCGGTGGAGGTTACCGCGCGATGAAGGAGTGCTGAAGATGCCGACAATCTATATCGCCGGAGACTCTACCGCTGCCCGGAAGGCAGCCTCTGAATCGCCGATGACCGGATGGGGAGAATTTCTGCACGGGCATGTGGGACCGGATGTGCGGATCGAGAACCGGGCCGTGAACGGACGGAGCACACGCTCCTTCCTGGCTGAGGGCAGGCTCGCAGAGATCGAGCAGGACTTCCAGGCAGGAGACTTCCTGCTCATCCAGTTCGGGCATAATGACCAGAAGCTCGAAGATCCGGCGCGTTACACGGATCCGGATACCGATTACCGCGAGAATCTCAAGGTGTTCATCGATTCTGCCCGCAGCCGCGGCGGTTTCCCGCTGCTGCTGACCTCCGTCAGCCGCCGCCGCTTCACCGCGGAGGGTGACCCTGATCCTGAGGCCGTGGGAGCCTACCCGCAGGCCATGCGCGAGGTTGCAGCAGAGACCGCAACGCCGCTGCTCGATATCTTCGCCTCCTCGCAGCAGCTCTACCGCTCGCTGGGAATCGAAGGCTCACAGCAGCTGTTCATGCATCTGCCGCCGGGCAGTCATCCCAACTATCCTGACGGGATCACGGATGACACTCATTTCTCGCAGGTCGGCGCGCAGCGGATTGCTTCGCTGGTTGCGGAAGCAATGGAACAATCTGCGGGACTATCCGCTCTGCACCCTTATCTGCGGGTGTAGTGCGGTAACCGCTTCGCTTGAATTGGCCGCCATGTGCCCTTGCGGACACAGGCGGCCTTATTTGCGGGAAATTGCAGATCAAAGGAGTAAAACGATATGAACGTTCCGTTTAATCTTGGCGTCCGCGCCCATGATTTCAACCCTTGTCCTTTACCGCAGCTGATTGAGAAGCTGAGAGAGCAGAGCTTCTCCTCTATCCAGTTTGCGCTGCATAAGTCCTTTCCGGAAAGTGCGCCCAGACTTGGCGCACTCAGTCCGGGAACGGCTGCCTATTATGGCGAAGCCTTCAGGCAGGCCGGCATCAGGATTGCCGTACTCGGCTGCTATGTAAACATCATCGATCCTGATCCCGCCCGGCGTGCACAGGCATTGAACGATTTCAGCACCCAGCTGCGGCTGGCCCGTGATTTCGGTGCAAGCCTGGTAGGTACCGAAACAGGAAGCGTGGGGCGGGGATATACGCCGGATAATTTCACTGAGGAAGCTTTTGAACAAGTTGTGGCTTCTGTTAAAGCAATGGTTGCGGAAGCAGAACGTTTCGGGGTAACGGTGGGCATTGAGGCGGGGATTAACCACCCGCTGCACACGGCTCAGCTGGCCAGACGGCTGCTGGACGAAGTAGATTCCAATAATCTGCAAATTATATTCGATGCTGCCAATCTGATGACGCCGGATAACTACCTGCAGCAGGAGCAGGTTGTTGCCGAAGCGCTTGAGCTGCTGGGTGACAGGATCGCAGTCCTGCATCTGAAGGATTTCACGATTAGTGACGGAAGGATTGAGATCGTCCCCGCAGGACAGGGATTGCTGAACTTCGCTCCGCTGCTCCATTACATGAAATATAAGCGTCCGCATATTCAGGGCCTGCTGGAGAGCACTCCTGAGGAGCAGCTGCACGGCAGCGCACAGCTGCTGCGGCGGATGTATAACGAAATATGAACAAGTGCCCCGGCCATATGGCGTACGGGGCACTTGTTTATGTTTGCCGGGTATAGGGCCGGCTCAATACTAGAAATGAGCAATTTACAGTAACCGGTCGTTCGCTCCGGTCCTAAGTGTATTTTGTACAACTAAAGTGATCAAATTTTGCGCTGCGAGGGTTTTAATTGCACTTTGTACAGCTAAAAACCACCATATTTCGTAAAAGAAGACTTACTGCTGTTTTTAATTGTACTGGATACAGTTAAACGGACAATCCGGTTTTTCACCATCTTTTTAACTGCAGGAAATACAATTAAATCCTAATTAGGTCAAGTGAAGAAATATCCTTTATCCTGTGACATAACGCAGACTTGAATCTGTTGTTATGCCCCGGCATCCGGCGGGATCACGCCTTTTTTGAGAATAATATTCCCGTACAGCGCCTCTTCCCCGGTGATCACGATGGCATAGCTCCGCTTCGAGCGGTTGTAGAATTCAAAACGCTCCTCATACTCCACCTGTGCCGCAGCGTCATGTTTGGCCAGGATCTCCTTGTACGTCTCCCATATCACTGGAACGGTAGGATCACCATCCACCACAGCCATAAATGCCGCCTGTGCCGGCACATAATGATCCAGCGGCAGCAGCTCCAGGATCGCGTCCAGCAGCCGGGGAATGCCAATGCCGTCCGCCCGGAGCACTCTGGAATGCAGCCCGTGGCCCGGATAATTGGCGTCTGCCAGGACCAGTTCATCCCCATGGCCCATTTCCATCAGGGTACGGACCAGCTCGGGGGAGAGGAGCTTGGGTATTTTTTTGAGCATGACTACTATCCTCCTTCATTCCTGTGTCGAAGCCACGGCTTACATGCCGTAGAACGATTTCAAAGCTACCAGCTCCTCGATCCGGTGCTGAGGAAGCTCACGTTCTCCGCCGATCATCCGGGTCAGGAAGGTCAGCTTCGCCGTATATTCCAGCCGCTCCATATTCATATAAGCAGCCATGACATCCTTGCCCCAGGTCAATGCGCCATGGCTCTCCAGCAGAACAGCCGTTTTCTTGCCGAGGAAGGGGATCAGCGAATCGGGAATCTCCTCGGTTGAAGGCGTCCCGTATGCCGCCAGTGGAATATCCCCCATGGCAATGACCGACTCGGGCATCATCATCTTGTCGAGCGCTTCGCCCTTGATGGCAAAAGCGGTAGCATACGGCGGATGCGCATGCACTACGCCGCCCATCTCCGGCAGCTCATTGTAAATCTTCAGGTGCATCTTCACTTCCGTGGATGGCCGGTAGCCCTCCGCAGCTTCCAGGATATCCCCCTGCAGATTCACTTTGACCAGCATATGCGGCTGCAGGTAACCTTTGCTGACACCCGTTGGCGAAGTGATTACCTCCGTTGCCGACAGACGTGCCGAGATATTGCCGTCATTGGCAGCAATAAAATCCTTGTTAAACAGATTGCGGCCGATATCGCAGATCAGCCGGCGCAGTTCCTCTTCATTCGTATTCATACTTGCCCTCCTTGATCGCTATGGATAGTAAATAGAGC
This window encodes:
- a CDS encoding rhamnogalacturonan acetylesterase, yielding MPTIYIAGDSTAARKAASESPMTGWGEFLHGHVGPDVRIENRAVNGRSTRSFLAEGRLAEIEQDFQAGDFLLIQFGHNDQKLEDPARYTDPDTDYRENLKVFIDSARSRGGFPLLLTSVSRRRFTAEGDPDPEAVGAYPQAMREVAAETATPLLDIFASSQQLYRSLGIEGSQQLFMHLPPGSHPNYPDGITDDTHFSQVGAQRIASLVAEAMEQSAGLSALHPYLRV
- the fucU gene encoding L-fucose mutarotase; protein product: MLKKIPKLLSPELVRTLMEMGHGDELVLADANYPGHGLHSRVLRADGIGIPRLLDAILELLPLDHYVPAQAAFMAVVDGDPTVPVIWETYKEILAKHDAAAQVEYEERFEFYNRSKRSYAIVITGEEALYGNIILKKGVIPPDAGA
- a CDS encoding class II aldolase/adducin family protein — encoded protein: MNTNEEELRRLICDIGRNLFNKDFIAANDGNISARLSATEVITSPTGVSKGYLQPHMLVKVNLQGDILEAAEGYRPSTEVKMHLKIYNELPEMGGVVHAHPPYATAFAIKGEALDKMMMPESVIAMGDIPLAAYGTPSTEEIPDSLIPFLGKKTAVLLESHGALTWGKDVMAAYMNMERLEYTAKLTFLTRMIGGERELPQHRIEELVALKSFYGM
- a CDS encoding sugar phosphate isomerase/epimerase family protein; protein product: MNVPFNLGVRAHDFNPCPLPQLIEKLREQSFSSIQFALHKSFPESAPRLGALSPGTAAYYGEAFRQAGIRIAVLGCYVNIIDPDPARRAQALNDFSTQLRLARDFGASLVGTETGSVGRGYTPDNFTEEAFEQVVASVKAMVAEAERFGVTVGIEAGINHPLHTAQLARRLLDEVDSNNLQIIFDAANLMTPDNYLQQEQVVAEALELLGDRIAVLHLKDFTISDGRIEIVPAGQGLLNFAPLLHYMKYKRPHIQGLLESTPEEQLHGSAQLLRRMYNEI